One window from the genome of Pantoea cypripedii encodes:
- a CDS encoding LysR substrate-binding domain-containing protein → MQIEPLPPLNTLIAFECVARYGNISRAAEELNLTQSATSRQILQLEEMLGCKLFTRTQRRVLLTPRGEAYAVQVRQQLSALSHATAEVMGWNGLPQVTIACTSAMGSLWLAPRLSELHRELPNLQIRMKISDSFADMRSSEFDLAIFYLREPPPGFHASPLFDEICYPMCSPAFLTRLEPEASAESLLHQMLLIQDDPQREWTGWSDWFASQNVLSFVPRQTWRANNYPFLVQSALRGDGILLGWEGLVQDHLNRGELVAAHGGKLAANGKCFLLTPQDRYIKPIVRHVISWLQHQHQTEISL, encoded by the coding sequence ATGCAGATCGAACCCTTACCGCCGCTGAACACGCTGATCGCCTTCGAGTGTGTCGCGCGCTATGGCAACATTTCGCGCGCGGCGGAAGAACTCAACCTGACGCAAAGCGCCACCAGCCGCCAGATTTTGCAGCTGGAGGAAATGCTGGGCTGCAAACTTTTTACCCGCACCCAGCGCCGGGTGTTGCTTACCCCACGCGGTGAGGCTTACGCGGTGCAGGTACGCCAGCAGCTTTCCGCGTTATCACACGCCACGGCGGAAGTGATGGGCTGGAACGGTCTGCCGCAGGTGACTATCGCCTGCACCAGTGCCATGGGTTCGTTATGGCTGGCACCGCGTCTCTCGGAGCTGCATCGCGAATTACCCAATCTGCAAATCAGGATGAAAATCTCCGACAGCTTCGCGGATATGCGCTCGTCGGAGTTCGATCTGGCGATCTTCTATCTGCGCGAGCCGCCACCGGGCTTTCACGCCAGCCCGTTGTTTGACGAAATCTGTTATCCGATGTGCTCCCCGGCGTTTCTGACACGCCTTGAGCCGGAGGCCTCCGCCGAATCGTTGCTGCACCAGATGTTGCTGATTCAGGATGACCCGCAGCGGGAATGGACCGGCTGGAGCGACTGGTTTGCCTCGCAGAACGTGCTGAGTTTTGTGCCGCGTCAGACCTGGCGGGCAAATAACTACCCGTTTCTGGTGCAGTCCGCATTACGTGGTGACGGGATACTGCTCGGCTGGGAAGGTCTGGTACAGGATCACCTCAATCGCGGCGAACTGGTGGCCGCTCACGGCGGAAAACTGGCAGCCAACGGCAAATGTTTTCTGCTCACCCCGCAGGATCGCTATATCAAGCCGATTGTGCGCCATGTAATCAGCTGGCTACAGCATCAACATCAGACAGAAATTTCATTATGA
- a CDS encoding MurR/RpiR family transcriptional regulator: MTNNPTQLTLLQDDIRRRYETLSKRLKQVARYILDNSNSIAFDTVASIAQQADVPPSTLIRFANAFGFSGFNEMKQVFRQHLMEETVNYTERARLFRQTATDDSASSPESPVEILNVFTMVNSQALQQLAMQVNPEQLNKAVKLLNEAENIYIIGLRRSFSVASYLVYALRHLERRAFLIDGLGGMFTEQLSMVNPKDVVIAISYSPYAREAVELVELGAKRGAHQIAITDSQVSPLAAFSDVCFVVREAQVDGFRSQVASLCLAQTLAVSLALNNVEKA; encoded by the coding sequence ATGACCAATAACCCCACCCAATTGACCTTGTTACAGGACGACATCCGTCGTCGTTATGAAACGCTGAGCAAACGCCTGAAGCAGGTGGCGCGTTATATTCTTGATAACAGCAACAGCATTGCCTTTGATACCGTCGCGTCGATTGCCCAGCAGGCCGATGTCCCTCCTTCCACGCTGATCCGTTTTGCCAATGCCTTTGGCTTTAGCGGTTTCAACGAAATGAAACAGGTTTTCCGTCAGCACCTGATGGAAGAAACGGTGAACTACACCGAACGCGCGCGTCTGTTCCGCCAGACCGCGACCGACGACAGCGCCAGTTCACCGGAAAGCCCGGTCGAAATCCTGAATGTCTTCACCATGGTCAATAGCCAGGCGCTGCAACAGCTGGCGATGCAGGTTAACCCCGAGCAGCTCAACAAAGCGGTGAAGCTGCTGAATGAAGCAGAAAATATCTACATCATTGGTCTGCGCCGCTCCTTCAGCGTGGCGTCGTATCTGGTGTACGCACTGCGCCATCTGGAACGTCGCGCGTTCCTGATTGACGGCCTCGGCGGAATGTTCACCGAGCAGCTGAGCATGGTGAATCCCAAAGATGTGGTGATTGCCATCAGCTACTCACCTTATGCGCGTGAAGCGGTGGAACTGGTGGAGCTGGGTGCCAAACGGGGTGCGCATCAGATCGCCATCACCGACAGCCAGGTCAGCCCGCTGGCCGCCTTCAGCGATGTCTGCTTTGTGGTGCGTGAAGCGCAGGTGGATGGCTTCCGCTCGCAGGTGGCCTCCCTGTGCCTGGCACAAACCCTGGCAGTTTCACTGGCGCTGAATAACGTCGAAAAAGCCTGA
- a CDS encoding CBU_0592 family membrane protein, translated as MELHTIVGLIGVFCYLLAYALVQLRKLVIDSDVYACLNIAGGVCGLYSLSHDFNLAMVISQSMWLIFTLVGMHSSHRRRGAIKNKLPPLDPQQ; from the coding sequence GTGGAACTGCATACGATAGTTGGGCTAATTGGCGTTTTTTGTTATTTGCTGGCATACGCGCTGGTTCAGTTGCGTAAATTGGTCATTGATTCAGATGTTTATGCTTGTCTTAACATCGCGGGAGGGGTTTGCGGACTCTATTCATTAAGCCATGATTTTAATTTGGCGATGGTGATTTCCCAATCGATGTGGTTAATTTTTACGCTGGTTGGTATGCATTCTTCACATCGTCGACGTGGTGCAATTAAAAATAAACTCCCGCCTTTAGATCCCCAACAATAA
- a CDS encoding bifunctional 5-dehydro-2-deoxygluconokinase/5-dehydro-2-deoxyphosphogluconate aldolase translates to MSTQQKRLDVICIGRIAVDLYGQQIGSRLEDMSTFAKYLGGSSGNVAYGTAIQGLKSAMLARVGDEHNGRFLRETLQHVGCNTDGLITDKDRLTALVILGIKDEETFPLIFYRDNCADMGLVPEDIHEDFITSSRAVAVTGTHLSHPHTRAAVLKALDIAKRNGLRTALDIDYRPVLWGLTSLGDGETRFIESSQVTKQLQEVVHYFDLIVGTEEEFHIAGGSTDTLTALKNVRQASQATLVCKRGPLGCVVFEGDIPDSWEQTKLHSGVRVEVLNVLGAGDAFMSGLLRGWLNDESWEQACRYANACGALVVSRHGCAPAMPTKEELDDFLSRDKAVKRPDLDSRLNHLHRVTTRTQQWPELNVFAFDHRKQLADMAREAGVDESRIPQLKLLLLQAAEEAAQQAGLDSKSGILADTTYGQKALNAITGRGWWIGRPIELPSSRPLRLEHGNIGSQLVSWPQEHVVKCLVFYHPHDSAEMRKEQDDLILDVWNGCNKSGHELLLEVILPESNPDKKESYYVDMLSHFYSLGIQPDWWKLPPLSAETWQAVSSLIEQQDPHCRGILLLGLDAPEEKLKAGFAAAAKAPWVKGFAVGRTIFGQPSRQWLQGELDDQALIETVKGNYLRLIEYWRQARG, encoded by the coding sequence ATGAGTACACAACAGAAGCGGCTTGATGTGATTTGTATCGGACGCATCGCCGTCGACCTCTACGGTCAGCAAATTGGATCACGACTGGAAGATATGAGCACCTTCGCCAAATATCTGGGTGGATCTTCCGGCAACGTGGCGTATGGCACGGCCATCCAGGGCCTGAAATCCGCCATGCTGGCACGCGTTGGGGACGAGCATAATGGCCGCTTTCTGCGTGAGACCTTGCAGCACGTGGGCTGCAATACCGATGGACTGATTACGGACAAAGATCGCCTTACCGCGCTGGTGATCCTCGGGATTAAAGATGAAGAAACCTTCCCGCTGATTTTTTACCGTGACAACTGCGCAGATATGGGTCTGGTGCCGGAAGATATCCATGAAGATTTCATTACCTCCTCCCGCGCGGTGGCGGTAACCGGTACGCACCTGTCACACCCGCACACCCGTGCTGCGGTACTGAAAGCGCTGGATATCGCCAAACGCAACGGCCTGCGCACCGCACTGGATATCGATTACCGCCCGGTACTGTGGGGTCTGACCTCACTGGGCGATGGTGAAACGCGTTTCATTGAGTCGAGCCAGGTGACGAAACAGTTGCAGGAAGTGGTGCACTATTTCGATCTGATTGTCGGAACAGAAGAAGAGTTTCATATTGCCGGTGGCAGCACCGATACCCTGACCGCGCTGAAAAATGTGCGTCAGGCCAGCCAGGCAACGCTGGTGTGTAAACGTGGCCCGCTGGGTTGCGTGGTGTTTGAAGGGGATATCCCGGATAGCTGGGAACAAACCAAACTGCACAGCGGCGTGCGCGTTGAAGTGCTTAACGTGCTCGGTGCTGGCGATGCCTTTATGTCTGGTCTGCTGCGTGGCTGGCTGAACGATGAAAGCTGGGAGCAGGCCTGTCGCTATGCCAACGCCTGCGGCGCGCTGGTGGTATCACGCCACGGCTGCGCCCCGGCGATGCCGACCAAAGAGGAGCTGGATGACTTCCTCAGCCGTGATAAAGCGGTGAAGCGTCCGGACCTGGATTCTCGTCTTAACCATCTGCATCGCGTCACCACGCGTACCCAGCAGTGGCCGGAGCTGAACGTGTTCGCTTTCGACCATCGCAAACAGCTCGCCGACATGGCGCGTGAAGCGGGTGTCGATGAAAGCCGCATCCCGCAGCTGAAACTGCTGCTGTTGCAGGCAGCTGAAGAGGCGGCGCAACAGGCGGGTCTGGATAGCAAAAGCGGCATCCTGGCAGACACCACCTATGGTCAGAAGGCGCTGAATGCCATCACCGGCAGAGGCTGGTGGATTGGTCGCCCGATTGAGCTACCCAGCTCACGTCCGTTACGCCTCGAACACGGCAATATCGGTTCCCAACTGGTCAGCTGGCCGCAGGAACACGTGGTGAAATGCCTGGTGTTTTATCATCCGCACGACAGCGCTGAAATGCGTAAAGAACAGGATGATCTGATTCTGGATGTGTGGAATGGCTGTAATAAAAGCGGGCATGAGCTGCTGCTGGAAGTGATTCTGCCGGAGAGCAATCCGGATAAGAAAGAGTCTTACTACGTTGATATGCTGAGCCATTTCTACAGCCTCGGTATCCAGCCGGACTGGTGGAAGCTGCCGCCATTATCCGCCGAGACCTGGCAGGCAGTAAGCAGCCTGATCGAACAACAGGACCCCCACTGCCGCGGCATTCTGCTGCTCGGCCTCGACGCGCCGGAAGAGAAACTGAAAGCCGGTTTCGCCGCCGCCGCCAAGGCCCCGTGGGTCAAAGGGTTTGCCGTGGGTCGCACCATCTTCGGCCAGCCGTCACGCCAGTGGTTACAAGGCGAGCTGGATGATCAGGCGCTGATCGAGACGGTGAAAGGTAATTATCTGCGCCTGATTGAGTACTGGCGTCAGGCGCGCGGCTGA
- a CDS encoding ABC transporter permease — protein sequence MKKQILHRLLLGLLTLWLVSLLIFVGTELLPGDVASAILGQNGTPETIAALRTQLGLDQPAIWRYLHWLGGVLHGDLGNSLANNQPISAELLPRLANTLFLAGYAAIIAIPLAVLLGIASAVWRGSWFDRLANSLTLLSISVPEFFVGYVLVIFFAIRLAWFPSLALVDPDAGVLARLYACTLPMLTLVLVVLAHMLRMTRASVGAVMSSSYIETALLKGMSRWRIVLGHALPNALAPIINVIAFNLAYLVVGVILVEVVFVYPGIGQLMVDAVTKRDLPVVQACGLLFGGTYILLNTAADLLAIWCNPRLRHAR from the coding sequence ATGAAAAAGCAGATTTTACATCGCCTGCTGCTGGGCCTGCTCACGCTATGGCTGGTTTCGCTGCTGATTTTTGTCGGCACCGAACTGCTGCCCGGCGATGTCGCCAGCGCGATTCTCGGGCAGAACGGTACGCCGGAAACCATTGCCGCGCTGCGCACGCAGCTCGGCCTGGATCAGCCGGCCATCTGGCGCTACCTGCACTGGCTGGGTGGCGTGCTGCACGGCGATCTCGGCAACTCGCTGGCTAACAACCAGCCGATCAGCGCGGAGCTGCTGCCGCGTCTGGCGAATACGCTGTTCCTCGCCGGTTATGCCGCCATCATTGCTATCCCGCTGGCGGTGCTGCTCGGCATCGCCTCCGCGGTCTGGCGTGGTTCGTGGTTCGATCGCTTAGCCAACTCGCTGACGCTGCTGAGTATTTCAGTGCCGGAATTCTTCGTGGGTTATGTGCTGGTGATTTTCTTCGCCATTCGCCTCGCGTGGTTCCCCAGCCTGGCGCTGGTCGATCCGGATGCCGGGGTGCTCGCACGGCTGTACGCCTGCACCTTGCCGATGCTGACGCTGGTGCTGGTGGTGCTGGCGCATATGCTGCGTATGACCCGTGCCTCCGTCGGCGCGGTGATGTCGAGCAGCTATATCGAAACCGCACTGCTGAAAGGCATGTCACGCTGGCGCATCGTGCTGGGACACGCCCTGCCTAACGCGCTGGCACCGATCATCAACGTGATCGCCTTTAACCTGGCTTATCTGGTGGTGGGGGTGATTCTGGTGGAAGTGGTGTTTGTCTATCCCGGCATTGGGCAACTGATGGTGGATGCGGTAACCAAGCGCGATCTGCCAGTGGTGCAGGCTTGCGGGCTGCTGTTTGGCGGCACCTACATCCTGCTCAACACCGCCGCCGATTTGCTGGCGATCTGGTGTAACCCACGTCTGCGCCATGCGAGGTAA
- a CDS encoding ABC transporter substrate-binding protein: MKDEQENFNKYLQGANLSRRSFINTAALIGAGTALSLSPFSGFAAEATPKKGGVLKLGMSGGNTSDSLDPTLYSDWVPLNQAYMLMNGLIEIDENNKATPELLESWSAQPGAQEWTFKVRQGVTFHNGKAMTVEDIIYSINLHRGDQSRSAIKTQLASITELKKSGDNEITLKLDSGNADLPYLLADYHLVVVPDGFTDWKHPIGTGGFVFDQYQPGVRSYFKRNPNYWKPDRAFVDAVEVLVINDATARTNALISGQVHAINRVDFKTVDFLKRSPALNIVRSSGGQHFTFLMDCRVAPFNNNDVRMAIKYGIDREKLLATVLRGYGTLGNDHPIPKTDRFFNKALPQRAYDADKAKFYLKKAGLSSLPVELSSSDAAFAGALDAAALFQGQAAQAGIQVSIKRQPADSYWDDVWMKAPFSMGYWGGRPTADQMFSTAWQSTAKWNDTHWKNEKFDSLLIQARSLLDEQKRAEIYGELQQIASDDGGAMIPLFGDYLDAASKKVGGVKPHPMFNFMGGRLAERVWLES; the protein is encoded by the coding sequence ATGAAAGACGAGCAGGAAAACTTTAACAAATATCTTCAGGGCGCAAATTTGAGCCGCCGTTCGTTTATCAATACTGCCGCGCTGATTGGTGCAGGCACGGCATTATCGCTCTCCCCGTTCTCCGGTTTCGCCGCCGAGGCGACGCCTAAAAAAGGCGGTGTACTGAAGCTTGGCATGTCCGGTGGCAACACCAGTGATTCGCTCGACCCGACGCTGTATAGCGACTGGGTGCCGCTCAACCAGGCTTATATGCTGATGAACGGTCTGATCGAAATCGATGAGAACAACAAAGCCACCCCGGAACTGCTGGAAAGCTGGAGCGCGCAGCCGGGCGCCCAGGAGTGGACCTTCAAAGTGCGTCAGGGCGTCACCTTCCATAACGGTAAGGCCATGACGGTGGAGGATATTATCTACTCCATCAACCTGCACCGTGGCGACCAGTCACGCAGCGCCATCAAAACTCAGCTGGCAAGCATCACCGAACTGAAGAAAAGCGGCGATAACGAAATCACGCTAAAACTCGACAGCGGCAACGCTGACCTGCCTTACCTGCTGGCGGATTATCATCTGGTGGTGGTGCCGGACGGCTTTACCGACTGGAAACACCCGATTGGCACCGGCGGCTTCGTGTTCGACCAGTATCAGCCTGGCGTGCGTTCCTACTTCAAACGCAACCCGAACTACTGGAAACCGGACCGCGCCTTCGTTGACGCCGTTGAAGTGCTGGTGATTAACGACGCCACCGCGCGGACCAACGCGCTGATTTCCGGCCAGGTCCATGCCATCAACCGCGTAGACTTCAAAACGGTTGATTTCCTGAAACGCAGCCCGGCGCTGAACATCGTGCGTTCGTCTGGCGGCCAGCACTTCACCTTCCTGATGGATTGTCGCGTTGCTCCGTTTAATAACAACGATGTGCGCATGGCGATCAAATACGGTATCGATCGTGAAAAACTGCTGGCAACCGTCTTGCGTGGCTACGGCACCCTCGGTAATGACCATCCGATCCCGAAAACCGATCGCTTCTTCAACAAAGCGCTGCCGCAGCGTGCCTACGATGCCGATAAAGCCAAATTCTATCTGAAGAAAGCCGGACTCAGCAGCCTGCCGGTGGAACTCTCCTCCTCCGATGCGGCCTTTGCCGGTGCGCTCGATGCGGCTGCGCTGTTCCAGGGCCAGGCCGCTCAGGCCGGGATTCAGGTCAGCATCAAGCGTCAGCCTGCCGACAGCTACTGGGATGACGTGTGGATGAAAGCGCCGTTCAGCATGGGTTACTGGGGCGGACGTCCGACCGCAGACCAGATGTTCTCCACCGCGTGGCAATCCACCGCCAAATGGAATGATACCCACTGGAAGAACGAGAAATTCGACAGCCTGCTGATTCAGGCACGTTCGCTGCTGGATGAGCAAAAACGAGCCGAAATCTATGGCGAATTGCAGCAAATCGCCAGCGATGACGGTGGCGCAATGATCCCGCTGTTTGGTGACTACCTCGATGCTGCCAGCAAGAAAGTCGGCGGCGTGAAACCGCATCCGATGTTCAACTTTATGGGTGGGCGCCTGGCAGAACGCGTTTGGCTGGAGTCGTAA
- the iolD gene encoding 3D-(3,5/4)-trihydroxycyclohexane-1,2-dione acylhydrolase (decyclizing), with the protein MGTIRLTTAQALVKFLNNQYLNVDGVETRFVKGIFAIFGHGNVLGLGQALEQDSGDLVVHQGRNEQGMAHAAIGFAKQSLRRQIIACTSSVGPGAANMITAAATATANRIPLLLLPGDVFATRQPDPVLQQIEQSHDLSISTNDAFRAVSKYWDRVSRPEQLMTACINAMRVLTDPAETGAVTIALPQDVQGEAWDFPEYFFQKRVHRLDRRLPTTAQLEEALALIARKHKPLIVCGGGVKYSGAGEALRQFAERFNIPFAETQAGKGTIISDHPLNVGGVGETGCLAANLLAKEADLVIGIGTRYTDFTTASKWIFQNRDVSYLNINVSNFDSYKLDAVQLLADAREGLTALENGLQGFENHWGGQIDQAQSKLLKETQRVYAAVYNTDDFIPEIADHIDREALFAEFQRLTQSVLTQSSVLGTLNEQLPKDAVIVAAAGSLPGDLQRVWRTKDYNSYHVEYGYSCMGYEVNAALGVKLAQPQREVYAMVGDGSFMMLHSELVTSIQEGAKINVILLDNMTNGCINNLQMEHGMDSFTTEFRFRNPEGGKLDGGFVPVDFAAIAGGYGCKTYRVTTLEQLKEALIDAQQQTVSTLIDIKVLPKTMVHKYFSWWHVGVAQASTSERTQKVADNLNAHIEQARKY; encoded by the coding sequence ATGGGCACAATCAGATTAACCACGGCACAGGCGCTGGTGAAATTTCTCAATAACCAGTATCTGAACGTTGATGGCGTTGAAACCAGGTTCGTGAAAGGCATTTTCGCTATTTTTGGTCACGGCAATGTACTGGGGCTGGGACAGGCCCTGGAACAGGACAGCGGCGATCTGGTGGTACATCAGGGCCGTAATGAGCAGGGCATGGCGCATGCCGCCATCGGTTTTGCTAAGCAGTCGCTGCGCCGGCAGATTATCGCCTGTACCTCGTCGGTCGGACCGGGCGCAGCCAATATGATTACCGCTGCGGCCACCGCGACGGCGAACCGTATCCCTTTACTGTTGCTGCCAGGCGATGTGTTCGCGACACGCCAGCCGGACCCGGTGCTGCAACAGATCGAGCAGAGTCACGATCTCAGCATCAGCACCAACGATGCCTTCCGCGCCGTCAGCAAATACTGGGATCGCGTCAGCCGTCCGGAACAACTGATGACCGCTTGTATCAATGCCATGCGTGTGCTGACGGACCCGGCAGAAACCGGTGCCGTCACTATCGCGCTGCCGCAGGATGTGCAGGGCGAAGCCTGGGACTTCCCGGAATATTTCTTCCAGAAGCGCGTACATCGTCTTGATCGCCGCCTGCCAACTACCGCGCAGCTTGAAGAGGCACTGGCGCTGATTGCGCGTAAGCATAAGCCGCTGATCGTCTGTGGTGGTGGCGTGAAGTATTCCGGGGCTGGTGAGGCGCTGCGCCAGTTTGCCGAGCGCTTCAATATTCCGTTTGCAGAAACCCAGGCCGGTAAAGGCACCATTATCTCTGATCACCCGCTGAACGTCGGTGGCGTGGGGGAAACCGGGTGTCTGGCGGCGAACCTGCTGGCGAAAGAGGCCGACCTGGTGATTGGGATCGGCACCCGTTACACCGACTTTACCACTGCCTCGAAATGGATTTTCCAGAACCGGGACGTCAGCTACCTCAATATCAACGTCAGCAATTTCGACAGCTACAAGCTGGATGCGGTGCAGCTGCTGGCCGATGCCCGCGAAGGTCTGACCGCGCTGGAAAATGGCTTACAGGGTTTTGAAAACCACTGGGGCGGCCAAATCGATCAGGCGCAGAGCAAGTTGCTGAAAGAAACTCAGCGCGTGTATGCCGCGGTCTACAACACCGACGATTTCATCCCGGAAATCGCCGACCATATCGACCGTGAAGCGCTGTTTGCTGAATTCCAGCGCCTGACGCAGTCGGTACTGACGCAAAGCAGCGTGCTGGGCACCTTAAACGAGCAACTCCCAAAGGATGCGGTGATTGTGGCTGCCGCGGGCAGTCTGCCGGGCGACCTGCAACGCGTGTGGCGCACCAAAGATTACAACTCGTACCACGTTGAATACGGCTACTCCTGCATGGGGTACGAGGTGAATGCGGCACTGGGCGTGAAGCTGGCGCAGCCGCAACGCGAAGTCTACGCCATGGTGGGTGATGGCTCCTTTATGATGCTGCATTCCGAGCTGGTCACCTCGATTCAGGAAGGGGCGAAAATCAACGTTATCCTGCTGGATAACATGACCAACGGCTGCATCAACAACCTGCAAATGGAACACGGTATGGATAGCTTCACCACCGAGTTTCGCTTCCGCAACCCGGAAGGCGGCAAGCTGGATGGTGGCTTTGTGCCGGTGGATTTTGCCGCGATTGCGGGTGGCTACGGTTGTAAAACTTATCGCGTCACTACGCTGGAGCAGCTGAAAGAGGCGCTGATTGACGCGCAGCAGCAGACGGTGTCGACCCTTATCGACATTAAAGTGCTGCCAAAAACCATGGTGCACAAATATTTCAGCTGGTGGCATGTAGGAGTGGCGCAAGCCTCAACGTCTGAACGTACGCAAAAAGTGGCTGACAACCTTAACGCGCACATCGAACAGGCGCGTAAGTACTAA
- a CDS encoding ABC transporter permease → MKKLKIRTVPISAMLGLAIIAVNLIAALFAPWLAPHSETAQVGDIWMLPSSAMPLGTDSLGRDMLSRILFGARTTIAIALAITAISFVIGILTGFTAAIYGRWVDVVLTRIVDTLMSIPVLILALIVLSVLGTSIPVLVGTIALLDATRVYRLARLVAQGIVCQEYVEAARLRGEGLGWIVRKEILPNAIPPLLAEFGMRFCFTFLFIAGLSFLGLGIQPPWADWGSMVRDNAQAINFGQLAPLYPAAAIALLTIGVNLVVDWLLVRNNLSLGEEG, encoded by the coding sequence ATGAAAAAACTGAAAATCCGCACGGTGCCGATTTCCGCCATGCTCGGCCTGGCCATAATTGCCGTGAACCTGATTGCTGCGCTGTTCGCGCCCTGGCTGGCACCGCACAGCGAAACCGCGCAGGTGGGTGATATCTGGATGCTGCCCTCCAGCGCCATGCCGCTCGGCACTGACAGCCTCGGCCGCGATATGCTGTCGCGCATTCTGTTTGGCGCACGCACCACTATCGCCATCGCGCTGGCAATCACCGCCATTTCGTTTGTCATTGGCATTCTCACCGGCTTCACCGCCGCCATATATGGCCGCTGGGTGGATGTGGTGCTGACGCGCATCGTCGATACGCTGATGTCGATTCCGGTGCTGATTCTGGCGCTGATCGTGTTGTCGGTGCTTGGCACCTCGATTCCGGTACTGGTTGGCACCATTGCCTTGCTCGATGCCACCCGCGTCTATCGCCTGGCACGTCTGGTGGCGCAGGGGATTGTCTGCCAGGAGTATGTCGAAGCGGCGCGTCTGCGCGGCGAAGGGCTGGGCTGGATCGTGCGTAAAGAGATTCTGCCCAACGCCATTCCACCGCTGCTGGCGGAGTTTGGCATGCGCTTCTGCTTCACGTTCCTGTTTATCGCCGGTTTGAGCTTCCTCGGGCTGGGCATTCAGCCACCGTGGGCCGACTGGGGCAGCATGGTGCGTGACAACGCCCAGGCGATCAACTTCGGCCAGCTGGCCCCACTCTACCCGGCTGCCGCTATCGCCCTGCTGACCATCGGCGTCAACCTGGTGGTTGACTGGCTGCTGGTCCGCAACAACCTTTCGCTGGGGGAAGAGGGATGA